The following is a genomic window from Tautonia marina.
GCTGGAAGACATCCTGAACCCAAACCTGAATGTTGATCAGGCGTTTCGCACCACCACGCTTGGCCTGAGCGATGGCCGGGTCTTGACGGGCCTCTTGCTGGCCGAGGAAGGGGACGTCCTGGTTCTGGCCGATGCCGAGGGGAAATCCCAGCGCATTCCGGCCGATGAGGTTGAGGAGCGGCTCACCTCGTCCCTCTCTCCCATGCCCGCGAACTTCGGTGAACGGATTCCGGAGGAGGAGTTTCACCAGCTGATCGCCTACCTGCTCTCGCAGCGAACCAAGGAAGACTGAGACGAGATGCTCTGTCCCGCCCCGGACGATCGGGGTCGGGGCAAACCTCATTGGGTGAGAGCGCAGGGATCATGAGCCACGGATGAAACACAGATGAAACACCGATAACTACGAGAACAGAGAGAAGAGACAGGGAGAAGACGCATGCGGTTGGCCCAACGAATGACGGCGGGAGCGGTGCTGATGGTGGCGGCGATGGCCGCGAACGCGATCGCGCGGGAGGAACCGGAATCTTTGAAGAAGGCGGAAGGATACCGGGGGATCTGGTATTTCAACCAACCGTCGAACGACGAGTACCGATACAAGTATAGCGGCGGATTTGCCACCTATCCGCAGCAACATCTCCCGATCGCGCTTTATGCGGAAGAAGTGGACACAACCTTTTTCGTCTTCGGTGGTCGTCCGGCGGAAGAAAACCGGCTCCTTATCATGGTCGGCGCGTATGATCATGCAAGCGGAACGGTGCCGAAGCCGACGATTCTGCTCGACAAGAAGACGACGGATGCCCACGACAACCCCGTTCTCAGTCTCGACGACGAGGGGCATTTGTGGGTCTTTTCAAACGCGCACGGCACGGGAAGGCCGGCGTTCGTGCATCGGAGCGTCAGGCCCTTCGACATCGACGCCTTCGAACTTGTGAGCGAGACAAACTTCTCGTACGGTCAGCCCTGGTTTCTGGGCAAGGACAAGGGCTTCCTGTTTCTTCACACGCGGTATCAAGGTGGCCGACGCATCCTGCACTGGATGACAAGCCCCGACGGCCGGGAGTGGTCGGAACCTCAGCGGCTCGCAGCCATGGCCAAGGGGCACTATCAGGTGAGCTGGAAGCACGGCAAGACCGTTGGCACCGCCTTCAACTACCACCCCGAACCCGTGGGCCTGAACGCTCGCACAAATCTCTATTACGTCCAAACCGACGACGCCGGCACCACCTGGACCACCGTGGATGGTTCCCCCGTCGAATTGCCGCTGATCGACCGCGATCATCCTGCCCTGGTGCATGATTATGAAGCCGAAGGATTGCTCGTTTATTTAAAGGACCTCCAATTCGATGCTGACGGCCACCCGATCCTCCTCTACCTGACAACACTCGGCTACGAGTCGGGCCCCGACAACGGCCCGAGGACCTGGCAAACGGCGCGCTGGACGGGATCGGATTGGGAGATCCGGCCGGTCACGACCTCCGATCACAACTACGACTTCGGTTCGCTCTACGTCGAGGCCGACGGCACCTGGCGGCTCATTGCCCCGACCGACCCCGGCCCTCAGCCCTTCGGCACGGGGGGCGAGATCGTCATGTGGACGAGTCACGACCAGGGAGCGAACTGGAATCGGGCCAAGACCCTGACGAGCGAAAGCGCATACAATCACACGTATGTGCGTCGTCCGTTGAATGCCCATGCGGATTTTTACGGCCTCTGGGCCGACGGCAGCGCGTGGGAGCCGTCTCCCTCATCGCTCTACTTTACCGACCGGGACGGCTCGCACGTTTGGCGATTACCGGAGGTGATCGAGGGGGATCGAGCCCGTCCTGAAGTGGTGCGCTGAGCAACGTCAGGCCAAGCTCCAGGGGCCGACCGAACGGCCCCTGACCAGGCTTTACACGTCGAGCGGCTCGTAAAGCTCGGGAGTGCGGCTTTCGAGCAGGGGGATCAGGCCGTTGGCGACGTACTGGGCGAAGTGGGGGGCGGCGCGGTGGGCGTCGAGGGCGGCCTGGTCGTCGTACTGTTCGTAGAGGAAGAAGCGGCGAGGGTCGGTCGTCGATCGGTGGACGAGGTACATCCGGCAGCCCGGCTCGGCGCGGGTGGCGGGAATGAGGTCGCGGAAGAAGGCGATGGCGTCTTGCTCGCGGCCCTCCTTGACGACGTAGGTCACGGCGACGCAGATCATCGGCACGCGCTCTCCTTGGGTGAAAGCACCGCGGCGCCGCCCTGCCTGGATTCGATCGGGAGGGCGGCGCGAGCGGTTCAAATCCGAACTCAGACGGACTTCGAGTCGATCCAGGTCATCAGGCTGCGGAGGCGCTTGCCGACCTCCTCGACCGGGTGCTCGCGTTCGACGCGGCGGGTGGCCTTGAAGCCGGGCTGACCGGCTCGGTTCTCCAAGATCCACTCGCGGGCAAACTGGCCGGTCTGGATCTCGTGGAGAATCTTCTTCATCTCCTTGCGGGTCTCCTCGGTGATGATCCGGGGGCCCCGGGTGTAGTCGCCGTACTCGGCGGTGTTGGAGATGCTGTAGCGCATGTAGTTCAGGCCGCCCTGGTACATCAGGTCGACGATGAGCTTCAGCTCGTGCAGGCACTCGAAGTAGGCGCTTTCGGGCTGGTAGCCGGCCTCGACGAGCGTTTCGAAGCCCATCTTCACCAGGGCGGAGACACCGCCGCAAAGCACCACCTGTTCACCGAACAGGTCAGTCTCGGTCTCCTCGGCGAAGGTGGTTTCCAGCACGCCGCCGCGGGTGCCGCCGATTCCCTTGGCGTAGGCCAGGGCCAGGGCCTTCCCTTGCTCGGAGCAGCCGTCGCCGGTGGCGATCAGGCAGGGGACGCCGCCCCCTTTCTCGAACTCGCTGCGGACCAGGTGGCCGGGGCCTTTCGGGGCGACCAGGGCGCTATCGACGCCCGAAGGAGGCTCGACCTGGCCGAAGTGGATGTTAAAGCCGTGCGAGCAGAGCAAGAGGTTGCCCGGCTTGAGGTTCCCCTTGATGTCGCGGTTGTAGACGTCGGCCTGGACCTCGTCGGGCAGGAGGATGTTGACGAGGTCGCCGGCCTCGGCGGCCTCGGCGGCCGAGACGGGCTTGAAGCCGTGCTCGACGGCCAGCTCGTAGTTCTTCGAGCCGGGGCGCTGGCCGACGACGACGGTGCAGCCCGAGTCCCTCAGGTTCTGGGCGTGGGCGTGCCCCTGGCTGCCGTAGCCGATAATGCTGATCGTCTTGCCTTTGAGCAAACCAAGGTCGGCGTCCTGGTCGTAATACATCGTCGCCGGCATGGGCGGGTGTCCTTCTCTCTCAGTCGGAGTCTGGCAGCGGTTGCACGAAACGGTGGGATGCGGTCGCGATGGTGTTCATCAGTTGGTCGCGCGCGGTCGAAGACCCGCCCGCGCGGCCGCGCGACCTTTGGGAGATTGTCTTACCATAAGAGCGGGTCCGATCGCCAGATGGGTCATCCGCCGGGGGGAAGATCGACCGACATCCTGACCCTCCAGGCGCCGGGAAGGCTTGCATCCCGGTCAGCGACTCGACGAAGCCCCCGCCGCCTTGAGTCACGCGACAGCCTTCGACAGGCGGGGACCGGGACAACACCGGGGTGTCCCAGTCGTCAGGGCAGCCCCCCCGCCACCTCGGTGCGCCAGAGGAACACGGAACCGTCGTGAACGGTGCAGGTTAAGGCAGAGCCGTCCTGAGAGAAGGCCAGGCCGTTGATCAGATCGGAGGGGCCGTCGAGGGTGAGCAGCCCCTGGCCGGTAAGGGGGTCCCAGAGACGGACGGTGCGCGAGGTGCCGGCGGCGGCGGCGAGGGAGCCATCGGGAGAGCAGGCGACGGCGCGGAGTTCGCCGTCGGCAGTATGGTCGATTCGCTCAACCGCACCCTCGGCTTCGCCTACCTCGGCGGCCGCGTCACGACCTTCGGCGTCTCGAATCCCGGCGGGGGTCTCTTCGACACCTACGCCCTGGGGGTCAACGACTTCGGCAAAATCGTCGGCTTCTCCTTCGACGAGAATGGCAGGCAGCATGGTTTCACCGCCCAGTTCATCCCCGAGCCGTCGAGCCTCGCCCTGGCGGGCATGGGCGGACTGGGGATGATCGGCCTGGCGGTGCGGAGGCGACGGTCGGCGTTGAAGAGGTCGGCGACGGCGTGATCGGCTGACGATCGCGGGAGCCGGCCGCCGGAATCGGGGCGGCTGGCCCGTCTTCGACAGACCTCCGACGCGACGACGATCGATGAGCCATGCCCCGACCCAGCGACGGGCCGGCAAGCACGGCCGGTTCGCCAGGGGAGAGCAGGCCACGGCTCGACATCTCCCGGCCGGGGCTCGTCGTCGACGTGGCCGAGGCGCTGGAGGCTCGCCGCTGAAGGAGAGGAGCGGCGACCCGATCAGCCGGCCGGCTCGATGATCTCGACGGCCTGGTCCATCGGCACGTCTTGAACAATCTGGTCGGCAGCATCGAGCGCCGGCCACCGGATCGTGACGGACTCGATCCCCGAGGCGTGGCCGAGGCCGATCGTCTGGCTCAGGGCGTTGCCGCCGAAGCTGGTTCCGCCGGAAACGAGACGGTGCAGCCACCGGGTCGAGCCGTCGGGGTCGCGCAGGGTGATCGTGATGCGTGCACCGAGGGCCGAGCGGTTCGATCGGGTGCCGATCAGCGTGAGCGTCAGCCAGTGATGGTCGTGTCCGGGGTTCTGGAAGAGGGCGTTGTAGGAGCGGTCTCCCGGCACTGCGCCACCGAGTTGGACAAAGAGATCGGCGGCACCGTCGTCATTGAAATCGGCGATCGACACCCCATGCCCTTTTTGCAAGTGGCCGGTGCCGCTGGAGGCGGTTGCGTCAACAAACCGGCGGCCGGCATCGTTGCGCAGGAGGACGTTGGGCATCAGGTACGAATAGCCGGGGCGTCCGGTGGCGAGGTAAAGGTCGATCCAGCCATCGCCGTCGAGATCTCCGAAATTCGATCCCATCGGCAGGAAGACGCGACCAAGACCCATCGCGGGGGCGACATTGGTGAACGTGCCGTCGCCCAGGTTTCGATAGAGCCGGAGTGACGGGGGACCGCTCTGCTCCGCCAGAAACAGGTCGTAGGGACCGGGATTGTGAACCGATCGCTCCTGAGAGGTCGCCGGACCCTCGACCTGATCGAGCACGAAGCCGAGCAGATCGGCTGAGTAGTCGGTGACGAACAGATCGAGCCGGCCGTCGTTGTCGCAATCGAACCAGCCGCACGAGAAGCTGTCGATTGGCCCGAGCACACCAGCCTGGGGGGCGATGTCCTCGAAGGTTCCGTCGCCGAGGTTCCGGTAGAGCCGGTTCGGGGCGGCCATGTTGGACACGTAGAGATCAGGCCATCCGTCGTTGTCGACGTCTCCCCAGCTCGCCCCCTTGGCGTATCGAGCGTTGGCAACGCCGGCCTCGGCGGTGACATCGGTGAACGAGCCATCGCCGCGATTGCGGTAGAGCCGGCAGAGGCGCTGATGGTCGTCGCCGCGAAGGGCGTCGGGATCGAGGAATAACCGGGAGGCGTCGAGATCGCCGCCGCGTGCTTCGCCGCAGACGAACAGATCGAGGTGCCCATCGCGGTCGAAGTCTCCCCACGCGGCCGATTGA
Proteins encoded in this region:
- a CDS encoding putative quinol monooxygenase, producing MICVAVTYVVKEGREQDAIAFFRDLIPATRAEPGCRMYLVHRSTTDPRRFFLYEQYDDQAALDAHRAAPHFAQYVANGLIPLLESRTPELYEPLDV
- a CDS encoding BNR-4 repeat-containing protein; translated protein: MRLAQRMTAGAVLMVAAMAANAIAREEPESLKKAEGYRGIWYFNQPSNDEYRYKYSGGFATYPQQHLPIALYAEEVDTTFFVFGGRPAEENRLLIMVGAYDHASGTVPKPTILLDKKTTDAHDNPVLSLDDEGHLWVFSNAHGTGRPAFVHRSVRPFDIDAFELVSETNFSYGQPWFLGKDKGFLFLHTRYQGGRRILHWMTSPDGREWSEPQRLAAMAKGHYQVSWKHGKTVGTAFNYHPEPVGLNARTNLYYVQTDDAGTTWTTVDGSPVELPLIDRDHPALVHDYEAEGLLVYLKDLQFDADGHPILLYLTTLGYESGPDNGPRTWQTARWTGSDWEIRPVTTSDHNYDFGSLYVEADGTWRLIAPTDPGPQPFGTGGEIVMWTSHDQGANWNRAKTLTSESAYNHTYVRRPLNAHADFYGLWADGSAWEPSPSSLYFTDRDGSHVWRLPEVIEGDRARPEVVR
- a CDS encoding WD40 repeat domain-containing protein encodes the protein MLPAILVEGEADDFAEVVDPQGVGVEETPAGIRDAEGRDAAAEVGEAEGAVERIDHTADGELRAVACSPDGSLAAAAGTSRTVRLWDPLTGQGLLTLDGPSDLINGLAFSQDGSALTCTVHDGSVFLWRTEVAGGLP
- a CDS encoding CRTAC1 family protein, with amino-acid sequence MSTTLFRKSLGVGSFSIPIVLTGLTLVPSSGCSRDPVPVDVPVPDPSPAVSRGGANAPALSAAERYLTIPPYGTEPIDESGFTLATRFSGPVADRGNLEQVVASIRGRNRRGIAALQEQRAAIDPQSLDAPQLRATIERDIAVLFLYEGAFDEAEAWLDRAARSADNPLVPVGLRQNLLALRGVAALRRGETENCIGCVGPSTCLWPIAPGAVHILPDGASEAADRLSEYLRQRPDDLAMHWGLQLALDLLGRTSAGESARVLPLPSRDDDRTLSRFSNVSEAAGLLSAGPDMAGGSVFDDFDRDGLPDLFWTSYETDLGPRLFLNNGDGTFSDASSRFGLDSHVLAVNCAHADFDNDGHLDVLLVRGGWENPAPMTLLRNLGGERFEDVTARAGLTQPIASQSAAWGDFDRDGHLDLFVCGEARGGDLDASRLFLDPDALRGDDHQRLCRLYRNRGDGSFTDVTAEAGVANARYAKGASWGDVDNDGWPDLYVSNMAAPNRLYRNLGDGTFEDIAPQAGVLGPIDSFSCGWFDCDNDGRLDLFVTDYSADLLGFVLDQVEGPATSQERSVHNPGPYDLFLAEQSGPPSLRLYRNLGDGTFTNVAPAMGLGRVFLPMGSNFGDLDGDGWIDLYLATGRPGYSYLMPNVLLRNDAGRRFVDATASSGTGHLQKGHGVSIADFNDDGAADLFVQLGGAVPGDRSYNALFQNPGHDHHWLTLTLIGTRSNRSALGARITITLRDPDGSTRWLHRLVSGGTSFGGNALSQTIGLGHASGIESVTIRWPALDAADQIVQDVPMDQAVEIIEPAG
- the ilvC gene encoding ketol-acid reductoisomerase gives rise to the protein MPATMYYDQDADLGLLKGKTISIIGYGSQGHAHAQNLRDSGCTVVVGQRPGSKNYELAVEHGFKPVSAAEAAEAGDLVNILLPDEVQADVYNRDIKGNLKPGNLLLCSHGFNIHFGQVEPPSGVDSALVAPKGPGHLVRSEFEKGGGVPCLIATGDGCSEQGKALALAYAKGIGGTRGGVLETTFAEETETDLFGEQVVLCGGVSALVKMGFETLVEAGYQPESAYFECLHELKLIVDLMYQGGLNYMRYSISNTAEYGDYTRGPRIITEETRKEMKKILHEIQTGQFAREWILENRAGQPGFKATRRVEREHPVEEVGKRLRSLMTWIDSKSV